In Thermofilum pendens Hrk 5, the sequence CTACGAGGCGACCCACGACAGGCCCGACCTCTACTCCGCCGAGCTGCTATCGGTCTACCTCAAGGGGCTCCTCGGAGTCGAGGATGGGTTGCCGAGGCCCCGCGTGGGGTCGGCGGAGGGGGTAGCCGAGGTGGAGGGCCCCGCCTACAGGCCGTACGCCTTCTTCGCCGTGGTGAGGGGTGTGTCCCTGGACGACGAGGCGATAAGGCAGCTCATGCAGCTCCAGGAGAAGGTGCACCTCACCTACGGGAGGAACAGGAGGAAGGTCTCGATAGGGCTGTACGACCTCGACGGGATAAAGTTGCCCGTTAGGTACGTCGCGGCTAGCCCGGAGACGAGGATGAAGCCCCTCGGCTTCGCGATCGAGATGACGCTCAGGGAGGTCCTCGAGAAGCACCCGAAGGGCGTGGAGTACGGGCACCTCGTGAAGGGGCACGGGGAGTACCCGCTCATAGTGGACGCGGAGGGCAAGGTTGTGAGCTTCCCGCCGATAACGAACAGCGAGGACTTCAGGGTCACGGAGTCCACGAGGGACGTCCTCATAGACGTTACGTCCACAGACCCGGAGGCTGGGAGGAGGATAATCTCCCTCTTCGCCCACGCGGTCGCCGTGAGGGGCGGCGAGGTACGCCCGCTGAGGCTCAAGGGAGCCTTGGACGAGGAGTCCCCGAGGATGGAGCCGGAGGAAGTCGTGTACGACGTGTCGATGAACAGGGACCTCCTGGGCCTCGACCTGGGGGTAGAGGAGACCGTGAGGCTGCTCAGGGCCATGAGGATGGACGCGGAGCCCGCGGGCAACGGTAAGGTGGCGGTCAGGTACCCGTACTTCAGGGTAGACATACTGCACCCCGTCGACATAGCCGAGGAGGTAGCGATGGGCTACGGCTACGAGCGCATAGAGCCCGCTGTGATCCCGCCGCTCCACCCGGGCAGGGAGGACCCCATCGAGGTCTTCACGAGGGCGCTCAGGGAGGGGATGGTCGGGCTAGGCTTCGTGGAGGTCAACAACTACATGATGACTAGCGCCTCCCTGATGTTCGACGCGATGCTCCTGCCGAGGCAGCCGATAGTAGAGGTCGAGAACCCGAGGCACGAGGCCTACCACGCGCTGAGGACGTGGATAGTCCCCCAGCTACTCAGGCTCATGTCGAGCAGCAAGCACGCCGGCTACCCCCAGAGAGTGTTCGAGGCGGGCGACGTCGCGATACCGGACGAGTCGAGGGACAACAGGGTCCGGGAGGAGAGGCGCCTAGCCTTCGCAGTGGCCGGGAAGGGCGTCACGCTCACAGACGGCTTAGCGGCTCTAAAGGGGCTCTTCAGGCAGCTCGGGGTGAGCTTTAAGCTCGAGAAAGCCGAGCACCCGAGCTTCATCGCCGGCAGGGTTGCGCGCGTAGTGACAGAGGCGGGGGACGCCGGCATAGTCGGCGAGGTACACCCACAGGTCCTCGTGAACTTCGGCTTAGAGGTGCCCGTGGTCGCCGGCGAGCTCAACGTCGAGGTGGTCATGAAGTGCTACCTGGCCAGGCTTGGAGGGGCGTAGTCGTCGACCTCTGGGGCACGTTGCTCTACCCCTCGGTAAGCCTGGAGGAGTACTCGAGGGAGAGGGCCAGGAGGATAGCCGAGGCCCTCAGGGCCCGCGGCGCCTCTCTCGGGGAGGACGAGGTTCTCGAAGCCTACAAGCGGGCTAGGAGGCTCGCGGACAGGGTGAGGAACATAACGATGATCGAGGTTAGCCTGGAGGGCGAAGTAGTGATGCTCTTAGACGAGCTGGGGCTAGAGCCCTCCGAGGAGCTGGTATCCGAGGTCTCCGAGGCCTTCATACAGCCGTACCTCTCGCTCGTGAAGCCAGCCGAGGGGGCGCGGGGCTTCCTGGAGGGCGCCAAGAAGATGGGCTACAGGCTCGTACTAGCCTCCAACACTATGAGCACGAGGCACAGCGTGGAGCTCTTGAGGAGGCACGGGCTCGCCGAGCTATTCGACTACATGGCCTTCTCGGACAGCGTCGGCTTCAGGAAGCCCCACCCCAGGTTCTTCGCGCACATAGTCGCCGAGGCTGGCATAGCGCCGCGGGAAAGCTTCTTCGTGGGGGACGAGGAGGCGGACATAAGGGGCGCCAAGCTCTGCGGCTTCAAAACGATAGCGTACACGGGCTTCCACCCCTACACCGGCAACACCCAGCCCGACTGCACCGCGCACAGCTTCGACGCCGTGGCAGAGTGCATGGAGAAACTGGCCTAAGCCTTCCTCCCCGCCGCGTCCAGCGCGGACCTAAGCCTAGCCCTAAGCTCCTCGTAAGCCCTGACACCCTTCTCCGTAAGCTCTACGAGAGTCCTGGGGCCAGCTAGCGTCAACACCTTCCTAGCCGAGACGTAGCCGCGCTCCTCGAGGCTCCTGAGCTTGCTGTCCAGGTCGCCCCACGAGAAGCCTAAAGCCCGCTTAAGCTCGCCGACAGTCATGGGGCCCACCGCGTACAGCAACGTTACGATAGCGAACCGCTTGTAGTTCATGAGGAACGGGTCGACGCCCCCGAGGAGCTCGGCAAGCTCCTCTCCCTCCTCACCCACCGACGCCCCCCTCGAGCGCCCTGTGAGCGCGGCGAAGCGCGTAGATACCCGCCGCGTAGTAGGAGGCAAGCATGAGCCCAAGCGCTACGAGGTTCGCCGCGTAGCCCCTCGCAAGGGACAAGTAGAGCACGGCCGGGTACGTCGCCAGCATAGTGCTAGACGCGACCAGGAAAGGCTTAGACCACTCAGCCCCGCCGAACGAGACGTACACGAGGAGCAGGAAGAGCCCCACGTAGAGATACCAGGCACTCGCCGCGGCAGCCTCAGAGCCCGTAGCCACCGCCACGACGTAGAACACCGGTAACGGAGCCAAGAACGAGGCGACCCACCTCCACACCTCGACCCGAGGCGCGCGCGACGCAAACCTAGAGGTAACCGCGTACGCCACCACCATCAAAGCGGTAAACCCCGCGAGCACGGCGTACCGGTATTCCCACAGCTCCGGGAACCCCCATACGACGGAGAAATACGCGCCCGTAAGCATGCCGTACGTGAAGAAGTTTACAGCGGTCACCACGTTCTCGAAGTACCCCCTCATCCTCCCAGCCAGCTCGGCTAGCTCAGCGTACCTATCCAAGCCCACCACCAGTCACCAAAGCAACGCCCAGCTATATAAACCGGGTAGAAGCTCTCAAAAGCAGAGTGATCAACACCAGCTCCAGCATTAAGAGGAAAAATATTTAGGAAGATGCGCGGTTTTGCGGAGGGGGATACCCCATGACCACTGCTAGGGCGATCTACAGGGGGAGGCTGCTCGAGAAGAGGTACGGAGTCCTCGGCAAGGTGGCCAGGAGGTACCTAGAAGCGGGGCTCAGCGTCGAGCTCCTACACCCGACCAGGCACGGACCTATACACGTAATCGCCAGGGGCAACAAGCAGGTACTAGCGATAGAAGTAGCGGATAAGCCCGGGAAGGTGGGCGCCGACAGGGTAAAGCTACTGCTCGAAAAAGCCAAGCTAGTAAAAGCGAAGCCCGTACTCGTCCTCTACTCGGAGGGAGCCTTCCTCGACGAGGAAGCGCGCAAGCTCTGCGAAGAAAACAAAGTCAAAGTCAAGGTCGTAAAGCCCTAGCGGCGGGAGGCTCCTTGAGGAAAGCCTTACTCCTGGCG encodes:
- a CDS encoding transcriptional regulator → MGEEGEELAELLGGVDPFLMNYKRFAIVTLLYAVGPMTVGELKRALGFSWGDLDSKLRSLEERGYVSARKVLTLAGPRTLVELTEKGVRAYEELRARLRSALDAAGRKA
- a CDS encoding HAD family hydrolase, which produces MLPGQAWRGVVVDLWGTLLYPSVSLEEYSRERARRIAEALRARGASLGEDEVLEAYKRARRLADRVRNITMIEVSLEGEVVMLLDELGLEPSEELVSEVSEAFIQPYLSLVKPAEGARGFLEGAKKMGYRLVLASNTMSTRHSVELLRRHGLAELFDYMAFSDSVGFRKPHPRFFAHIVAEAGIAPRESFFVGDEEADIRGAKLCGFKTIAYTGFHPYTGNTQPDCTAHSFDAVAECMEKLA
- the pheT gene encoding phenylalanine--tRNA ligase subunit beta, which codes for MPVVEVKLWDLERLTGASLDESTVRDLLPRLKCEVEEVSGEDVVYEATHDRPDLYSAELLSVYLKGLLGVEDGLPRPRVGSAEGVAEVEGPAYRPYAFFAVVRGVSLDDEAIRQLMQLQEKVHLTYGRNRRKVSIGLYDLDGIKLPVRYVAASPETRMKPLGFAIEMTLREVLEKHPKGVEYGHLVKGHGEYPLIVDAEGKVVSFPPITNSEDFRVTESTRDVLIDVTSTDPEAGRRIISLFAHAVAVRGGEVRPLRLKGALDEESPRMEPEEVVYDVSMNRDLLGLDLGVEETVRLLRAMRMDAEPAGNGKVAVRYPYFRVDILHPVDIAEEVAMGYGYERIEPAVIPPLHPGREDPIEVFTRALREGMVGLGFVEVNNYMMTSASLMFDAMLLPRQPIVEVENPRHEAYHALRTWIVPQLLRLMSSSKHAGYPQRVFEAGDVAIPDESRDNRVREERRLAFAVAGKGVTLTDGLAALKGLFRQLGVSFKLEKAEHPSFIAGRVARVVTEAGDAGIVGEVHPQVLVNFGLEVPVVAGELNVEVVMKCYLARLGGA